The proteins below are encoded in one region of Streptomyces sp. NBC_00490:
- a CDS encoding phospholipase D-like domain-containing protein has protein sequence MTSVQEPPESAVPLTGAPGEASAEDRVARIRRRLERLIGIAATEGNALTVLRNGDEIFPAMLTAIRSAEHTVDMMTFVYWKGDIAREFAQTLAERARAGLRVRLLLDGFGSRLIETDQLEAMERAGVQVAWFRKPLYLSPLKQNHRCHRKVLVVDEETAFTGGVGIAQEWCGNARNPHEWRDTHVEVRGPAVDGIAAAFAQNWAECHDELFNERDRFIGHRPQGDAIVQVVRGSASFGWQDMQTLIHVMLASAEERFRLATAYFSPDSYFIELLCAAARRGVEVEIVLPGPHTDKRVCQLAGQHFYENLTACGVKIYQYQPTMMHTKVITVDRVAALIGSTNFNRRSLDHDEEVMLAVLDPEFTATLDEHFDADAAASELIRAGRWKRRSVLQRAREVAVQPIRRFL, from the coding sequence ATGACCAGTGTCCAGGAACCGCCCGAGTCGGCCGTGCCCCTCACCGGAGCACCAGGCGAAGCCTCCGCCGAGGACCGCGTGGCGCGGATACGGAGACGTCTGGAGCGGCTGATCGGGATCGCCGCGACCGAGGGCAATGCGTTGACTGTGCTGCGCAACGGGGACGAGATATTCCCAGCGATGCTGACCGCGATCCGGTCCGCCGAGCACACGGTCGACATGATGACCTTCGTCTACTGGAAGGGCGACATCGCTCGCGAGTTCGCCCAGACCCTCGCTGAGCGCGCCCGTGCCGGGCTCAGGGTGCGACTGCTGCTGGACGGATTCGGCAGCCGGCTGATCGAGACGGATCAGCTTGAGGCGATGGAGCGGGCGGGGGTGCAGGTGGCGTGGTTCCGCAAGCCGCTCTACCTCTCCCCGCTCAAGCAGAACCACCGCTGCCACCGCAAGGTCCTCGTCGTCGACGAGGAGACCGCCTTCACCGGCGGGGTGGGGATCGCGCAGGAGTGGTGCGGAAACGCCCGCAACCCGCACGAGTGGCGCGACACCCACGTCGAGGTCCGCGGGCCGGCGGTGGACGGCATCGCCGCCGCGTTCGCGCAGAACTGGGCCGAGTGCCACGACGAACTCTTCAACGAGAGGGACCGGTTCATCGGCCACCGCCCGCAGGGGGACGCGATCGTGCAGGTGGTGCGCGGCTCGGCCAGCTTCGGCTGGCAGGACATGCAGACCCTCATACACGTGATGCTGGCATCGGCCGAGGAACGCTTCCGCCTGGCCACCGCCTACTTCTCCCCGGACTCGTACTTCATCGAGCTGCTGTGCGCCGCCGCGCGACGCGGCGTCGAGGTGGAGATCGTGCTGCCCGGGCCGCACACTGACAAGCGGGTCTGCCAGCTCGCCGGGCAGCACTTTTACGAGAACCTCACCGCGTGCGGGGTGAAGATCTACCAGTACCAGCCGACGATGATGCACACCAAGGTCATCACCGTCGACCGCGTCGCCGCCCTCATCGGCTCGACGAACTTCAACCGTCGCTCCCTCGACCACGACGAGGAGGTCATGCTCGCCGTCCTGGACCCGGAGTTCACCGCGACCCTGGACGAGCACTTCGACGCTGACGCGGCGGCCAGTGAACTGATCCGGGCGGGCCGGTGGAAGAGACGCTCTGTCCTCCAGCGGGCTCGTGAAGTGGCCGTCCAGCCCATCCGCCGGTTCCTGTGA
- a CDS encoding TetR/AcrR family transcriptional regulator — MTVWDRPEPPTRPVPLDRERIVAAAIALADEGGLAAVSLRKVAARLEAGPMRLYGYISTKEELFDLMVDKVQAEILPEEQPGDWREALRVLAHRTRQAALRHEWLADLLGGRPALGPNGLAVAESTLSALDGLADIDTVMRAVETVSAYFTGAIRREITNLRAERSTGMSKHDWQRARGPHLTRVLATGRFPALAKAVYDGTDVDAETSFATGLEWVLDAVAAQLTRPSA; from the coding sequence ATGACCGTGTGGGACCGGCCGGAGCCGCCGACTCGCCCCGTGCCGCTCGACCGGGAGCGGATCGTCGCCGCCGCCATCGCGCTGGCCGACGAGGGCGGCCTTGCGGCGGTGTCGTTGCGTAAGGTCGCCGCCCGGTTGGAGGCCGGCCCGATGCGGCTGTACGGATACATCTCCACCAAGGAGGAGCTGTTCGACCTCATGGTGGACAAGGTCCAGGCCGAGATCCTCCCCGAGGAGCAGCCCGGCGACTGGCGGGAGGCGCTGCGCGTCCTCGCCCACCGCACCAGGCAGGCCGCCCTCCGTCATGAATGGCTGGCCGACCTGCTCGGCGGCCGCCCGGCCCTGGGTCCGAACGGCCTCGCCGTGGCCGAGTCCACCCTGTCGGCCCTCGACGGCCTTGCCGACATCGACACTGTCATGCGCGCCGTGGAGACTGTCAGCGCCTACTTCACGGGCGCGATCAGGCGCGAGATCACGAATCTGCGGGCCGAGCGTTCCACGGGCATGTCCAAGCACGACTGGCAACGCGCCCGTGGCCCGCACTTGACGAGAGTGTTGGCCACGGGCCGCTTCCCGGCGCTGGCCAAGGCCGTGTACGACGGCACGGACGTGGACGCCGAGACATCCTTCGCGACCGGCCTGGAGTGGGTCCTCGACGCCGTGGCCGCCCAGCTCACCCGGCCGTCGGCGTGA
- a CDS encoding FAD-dependent oxidoreductase, with amino-acid sequence MRHRIAVVGSGPAGLTFARVLHRHGHAATVLERDPAPDARPPGGTLDLHEGLGQLALDKAGLLSEFQALSRPEGQAMRILDTDGTVLRDWQPRPDVRANPEIDRGQLRDLLLGPLDVQWGRGVTEVVPGSRDGVLVHFADGRQETFNLVVGADGAWSRVRPAVSSVTPQYTGVTYVETSLDDIDTRRPDLARLIGDGSLAVYGVNRSLVAQRNSGGHVKVYAKFRAPLDWHKNLDLAVEAVRSSLLALFDGWAAPVLDLLHYGTAFVHRPLYVLPVSHTWTHVPGVTLLGDAAHLMPPLGAGANLAMLEGAELAESIATGPSDLDEALRAFEEQMWARASRWAKITTAGLERLVSPDPAEALALFDQVQPS; translated from the coding sequence ATGAGACATCGTATCGCTGTGGTCGGGAGCGGCCCCGCCGGCCTTACCTTCGCCCGCGTCCTGCACCGTCATGGTCACGCCGCCACCGTCCTTGAACGCGATCCCGCCCCCGACGCCCGCCCCCCGGGCGGCACGCTGGACCTGCACGAAGGGCTGGGCCAGCTGGCGCTGGACAAGGCAGGGCTGCTGTCGGAGTTCCAGGCGCTGTCCCGTCCCGAGGGGCAGGCCATGCGCATCCTGGACACGGACGGGACCGTGCTTCGCGACTGGCAACCCCGTCCAGATGTCCGGGCCAATCCCGAGATCGACCGCGGGCAACTCCGTGACCTGCTGCTCGGCCCTCTCGACGTCCAGTGGGGCCGGGGTGTGACGGAGGTAGTGCCGGGAAGCCGGGATGGCGTGCTGGTCCATTTCGCGGACGGGCGCCAGGAGACGTTCAACCTCGTGGTCGGCGCGGACGGCGCCTGGTCCCGGGTCCGCCCGGCGGTCTCGTCCGTGACGCCGCAGTACACCGGCGTCACCTATGTCGAGACCTCCCTGGACGACATCGACACCCGCCGCCCCGACCTCGCCCGGTTGATCGGCGACGGTTCCCTGGCTGTGTACGGCGTGAACCGAAGCCTCGTCGCCCAGCGCAACAGCGGCGGCCACGTCAAGGTGTACGCCAAGTTCCGCGCGCCGCTGGACTGGCACAAGAACCTGGACCTGGCCGTCGAGGCCGTGCGATCGAGCCTGCTGGCGCTGTTCGACGGCTGGGCTGCTCCCGTCCTCGACCTGCTCCACTACGGCACCGCTTTCGTCCACCGCCCCCTTTACGTCCTGCCCGTGTCCCACACCTGGACCCACGTCCCCGGGGTGACGCTACTGGGCGATGCCGCCCATCTGATGCCCCCATTGGGGGCGGGCGCGAACCTCGCGATGCTGGAAGGCGCCGAACTCGCCGAGTCCATCGCCACCGGCCCTTCAGATCTGGACGAGGCCCTCCGCGCCTTCGAGGAACAGATGTGGGCACGGGCCAGCAGGTGGGCGAAGATCACGACGGCCGGTCTGGAACGCCTCGTGAGCCCGGACCCCGCCGAAGCCCTCGCCCTCTTCGACCAGGTCCAGCCATCCTGA